GAGTGAAAAGGCAAGAAAGCCATCCTTCAAACCTAATCGAGTGGGTCAATTGTGTACCAGTTGAGCAAGGTCTTAGTTGATGCCCCACTATCATCTTATTACCTAGCGGAAGCTTGCTACGAACATCGAAGATTTGATTTGCGAGAACATTGATGAGCTCAAAATCCGTTTCTGGACCGCTACTTGGCTTAAGAGTTCCTGTAGCACCACTTTGAAACGGAGAAGAAAACCGACACCAAGAAAGACTGTTATCCCAAGTAGGCCAGGCTTCTACATCTGCCAATTTAGCCCAGACCTGTTGTTCTGTCACCCGGATAGTAACTGTATGTTCAAAAAAAAGAGTCATAAGTTATACCTCTTGTGTTGTGGGTTTAGAAAACCTTCGCTAAGAATTTTTTCCTTTTTTAGAAGGTTTCAATTCAGAATCTTTACTTTCAGCCGGTGCACCCCTTTTTGTACCTACAGAGCCTCTAGCAACTCTCGCTAATTTATCTACAGAAGCAGGCAATTCTTCTGATAGGGCTGTCCAAATTTTACTGGCGAGTGGGCCACCTTTTTGCGGATCTTTTACCTCAATGGTAGCTTTATGAGTAATTCGAGTCATACCTTCCTCCTCGCTAACGGAATGGAAAGTTTTTACTACTAAAACTCCTAAGTTGGCTTGATTAGTAAATTCTCCTTTTTCTTTGTCAATACTGACAAATGTAGCTTCCACTGGTGGACCAGACAAAGACATTAGCACTGCTTTTTTTCCTACAATAAAGCCTTCCTTTGCTTCAGCAGCTTTTAAGCTTTGGTCCCAAGTAGGCCAACTACTAACATCTTCCCAAGAACTCCAAACGCCTTCCTTAGAAACATTGGTGGTCGTTGAGTGTGAAACAGCAAACATACTAAAACTCCTTTATATATATTTTTTTTCTTACATTCGTCTATGCGATTTAAATCAAACCAGCATTTCTTGCCCACGTGGCAAGCCACGGGGAAAAAAGCAAGTTTTAAGCAGCATTCCACTCTTCACGGAAAGTTTGCACCAGAACCATATATTAAGCTAACGCTGACCCAAACATTTCCTCCACAGCAGCAGTATAAATCCGTTTAGCTATCTCGTATCCTGAAATCTTTAATCCATGATTGTTGGGATCAGAGAATTCGTTTTTAGAAAAGCCTTCCATCATAATTCCTGAATTTACTTCCATGATCTTTAGCTCTTTTTTATCTTCATTGAGAGCCTCAACTATATCGATTGAAGCAAAAGTTACCTTAGCACATTTTGCGGCTTTTAATGCTAGCTCTCTAACTGCATCTAGATTTGGATCTGAACTGAGTGATCCTAACTTTTGATCATATAGAAGTTCAATTTTTGCTCCCTTTCCAACATTGTGTTTCCAATGCAAAGGATAATCTTCATTAAGAGGTTTATTTGAATCTCTAATTATTTCTAGTTGCTTCTTCTCCCCAATTTCTTTTAAAAGCTTTTCGGCAGGTTTTATATCGAGAGAACATATATATTCTTTAAAAGCTTGATCAACAGTTTTTGTGGGGTCTTTTTCCAAACAAGGAGGTTTTTTCTTATAAATCAGCTGTATTTTATCTAAAGGTTCATTGCGATCTAAATATACGACTCTATATTCATAATTAATTTTGTGAAACGGTGAAATGCATAGCATGCTTTTTGTCTTAAAAATATCTAAAGCTGCTTTCTCTAAATCTCTAGCTTTCTCAACATGAAATACTTGATTGCCCCCTGTCCCGTCATTGGGTTTCACTACAACATTTTTTCCCCACTCATCAAACAAAGTGAACATTCCTTTAAAAACCCCTTCCTCAGGACACCAATCATTAGTCTTTGGAGAAAGGAATAGTTCATGTTTTAAAACAGGAATTTTTTCTCTTTCTAACAAAGAAGACATAGCCTGCTTATCCTCACAGAGCTTTCCAGAAACACCAGAATTTAAAGGGAACAAATACCCAAAAATACGATGAATATTTTGTGGGTTTTTAATAGGAGACAGCTCAATAATCCAGTCTTGGCTAAATGACTGCATTTTCAAAAATTTTTCCTTAGAAATTTTTTTTAATAATTCAACCAAAAACCTTTCTTGAGGCTTCTTCTCTTTAGGTGTCTGTTGCTGCTTTGTTCCAAAGATGTTGGACTGCAAAATATTTAAAGTCCCTATGGCGTTTGGCTCAGATGCTGAGTATGATAGCTCTCCTGTTTGCTGTGTGCTAATCAGTTGAAGCCTTTGTCCTGATGTAATTGCAGCTGTCATTCTAGATTTTCCTTTAAGTAGTTTGTGATTTTTAAATTCTAATAAAAAATTGTCACACTATATTAATCAGA
The Candidatus Neptunochlamydia sp. REUL1 DNA segment above includes these coding regions:
- a CDS encoding SRPBCC family protein, translated to MTLFFEHTVTIRVTEQQVWAKLADVEAWPTWDNSLSWCRFSSPFQSGATGTLKPSSGPETDFELINVLANQIFDVRSKLPLGNKMIVGHQLRPCSTGTQLTHSIRFEGWLSCLFTRVIGKGLKASLPSAMDKLKANLENQGKVSEPQHGVGRRRSPSRGSKEYE
- a CDS encoding SRPBCC family protein — protein: MFAVSHSTTTNVSKEGVWSSWEDVSSWPTWDQSLKAAEAKEGFIVGKKAVLMSLSGPPVEATFVSIDKEKGEFTNQANLGVLVVKTFHSVSEEEGMTRITHKATIEVKDPQKGGPLASKIWTALSEELPASVDKLARVARGSVGTKRGAPAESKDSELKPSKKGKNS
- a CDS encoding ATP-grasp domain-containing protein, with product MTAAITSGQRLQLISTQQTGELSYSASEPNAIGTLNILQSNIFGTKQQQTPKEKKPQERFLVELLKKISKEKFLKMQSFSQDWIIELSPIKNPQNIHRIFGYLFPLNSGVSGKLCEDKQAMSSLLEREKIPVLKHELFLSPKTNDWCPEEGVFKGMFTLFDEWGKNVVVKPNDGTGGNQVFHVEKARDLEKAALDIFKTKSMLCISPFHKINYEYRVVYLDRNEPLDKIQLIYKKKPPCLEKDPTKTVDQAFKEYICSLDIKPAEKLLKEIGEKKQLEIIRDSNKPLNEDYPLHWKHNVGKGAKIELLYDQKLGSLSSDPNLDAVRELALKAAKCAKVTFASIDIVEALNEDKKELKIMEVNSGIMMEGFSKNEFSDPNNHGLKISGYEIAKRIYTAAVEEMFGSALA